A window of Macrotis lagotis isolate mMagLag1 chromosome 1, bilby.v1.9.chrom.fasta, whole genome shotgun sequence genomic DNA:
CCACAAACCCCCACACTCAATAAACTTACTGACTCCCTGTTGCTTCTGGGATCAAACACAAAATGTTTTggttcaaaacccttcataatctagcttcttcctacttttctagtcttcctaTGAAACCTTACTCTCCTTCACCTGCtctttgatggggggggggggggcggggctggGAGGGATCTGGCCCACTGGATCCTGTAATGATAGAAGGATAAAATGGTGGAAAGAAAGGACTCTGCCTTCTCTATCTGGCTCATCCTCCAAAGGAACTGAAGTGGGGGGAAGGGCAGCTCTATGTTAGTAAGTGCCAGATATACCTGGACTCAATGGAATTCACAGTGTTTGTGGTATTGTAGGGCTGGACAATCTGTATCCAAACTAGGTTTTTGCCTACCAGGTCTGCTGAGAGTGTACTCATAACTATAAAAATCTCTTTGTAATAGCCCTTGCTCTTCTAGAAATTATACTGAAAGTCAAACTATATCCCTTAAATTGCTATATACACAGTAATCTTACTAAATTGTAGAAGCCCTATATTTGTAATATGTGTAATTCTTGTCTCTTTCAGTTGGTGCCTTTTACTATAGTATGCCCCTGTTTATTACTGTGAATCCTAGATGTCAACTTAATTCAAAATATGATCAATAGATCATGCATAAAGATCCCTGCAGGCCACTCATTGACTTTGTTTTCCATGTtatgttatctatgttttattgtattttatttatctcattaaaatattcctaattacattttactcTCTTTTGGGCAGCACTCAGGAGTGTTGTGGGCCACCTGAAGCTGTGTTTGACACTTCTGTCCTAGACCCAAGGATATTTTAACTTCACTGTATTCTCTTGAAGGTAGTAATTCATGCTAAGTGATAGGTGCTACACTTTCctaatttcctttgttttcataATAGGTGAAAAGAAACTTGGTACTGTTATTACTCCAGATACTTGGAAGGATGGAGCAAGGAACACCACGGGTACTGTATCTTTGAGTTAATAACCTAAATGCTGATCCTATTAATATATGAATTCAGTTATTTCTAATAATGTATCAATTCCACTTTTACAatgtagatagtatttttttaaatttattgaatatttgaTTATAGTTACTCTTGACAATTCCATCGTATTTTTCATGTAACCTCAATTAAAACATAGATTTTCAATCTATTAGGAGCTCAAATGGAACATCTTACATGTATAAAACCTATGTCTTTGAAATGCAGAGTATAAATGATTTGTGAAAAGTTAGAATAAGAAGCTATTAaggaattttatttcctcttagaTTTTTGGCTTGGTTTCACTTACTCAGTAGTGCATCCTCTTTGACAAGAGAGTtgagattttatttcattgtaaGGATATTATGAATAGAGGATTGTGATTTCCTGTGAGGCAGTGAGAAGATATCATTGTCAAAAGCTCGGTGAAATGATACCCTCTCTGATACTTCATAGTTGTATGATTATTTGCTGGGTACTTAAGCTCTAAACTtcatgtttcctcatcttcaagtTGAGAAGTAACAATTTAGAGTCTTGACTTTGCAAGAGTGTgatgaagaaagcattttgtaaaacttaaagtactatagaaattgCTTCCCAGTTTGTTTATCTCAGTTTAATTGAGGCCTCAATTAAAATGTGGAATTTAATTTTAACTGAAGAATCACTTAAAGTAGTTGTTTGTTGAATGAAGAATTTTTCATTGTCATTAAGAtgtttattggggcagctaggtggcacagtggatagagcactggccctggagtcaggagtacctgagttcaaatctgaccttagacacttaataattacctagctgtgtggccttgggcaagccacttaacctcattgccttgcaaaaacctaaaaaaaaaaaaagatgtcatgtTAGTTGTTCTGGGACTCAcagaattaattaaattaattttgatgtCATTCCTAAAGTACTCTCTGACATCCAGAAAGTACAATTggcttttttttcacaattttgcattgtttcataaataaaatcattccagTAGGCtcttaaaatttgacttttaaatcagatttggtttttccccccttagttaTTTGATTTACAGCAAGATTTCAAAGAAACTTTTTATCTAATTGGGTTGATATTTTATAATGAACTGAAATACATTTCTGTTCTGTTTATGCATAGAAAgtggtggaaggaaattaaatgaaaacaaagcTTTGACTTCAAAGAAAGCAAGGTAAGAAGCAAGGGTTTTATTTGAGTTACAAGGaaaatcttcatttttccaaatattaagCCATTAAGTACAAATGTGATGaatacttaaaacaaaaaaaacatatttctagCATACAAGTCCATAGTAGGTATAGGAAAATTCTGGTACATAATGCCATTTATTCATTGACATGCCTTACTGGTACCAGCTGAGGGTGAACTATCATCTACATGCTCTCTTTATTATTTTCCTGCTAAACTCCTTTATACATGGGTTCTCTTTTCCCAAACTCAAAAAATTGATGTTGCATCCTTCTTGGAACTCTACTAGAAGACAtgatctttgtatttcttttctagtttAGCACTAAGATTCAAACTTGAACAGTAAAATACTGTATTGGACCATAGTAGACCAAAGTTTTCCTCAAAATCTTGTGTAAAATCTACAAGACTTAAAATTGGTGGGTTTTTTAGTGTTTTCctataatgtttttttcctttcaagtagTTAGATTTTAGGGGTGTGACCTATATTTCAACCTGAGTATTGACCATAAAAAGTATGTCAATTTTGtatcagaggtgtcaaacaagGTCAGTTTGCAGCTGGGGCTTGCTTGAGTGCTACCTAAACAAGTTTAAATTCAATTGGGAAAATTGTTTtacaacataaataaaaacagGGTACAATATAAATACTGTTCATTTcttgttttctaagtcaataaacAGCCCTTTGAATTTGATACTACTAGTCTACATTATCTTTATTGATTCTTTGCTTTCCTCTGGTGCTCAGATTACCTTACCATTGACTCCCATGTTGTTCAgctttttatatctttaattctATAGTATTCtgaaactagaaaaatattttgagattttaaaatatatataatgaaatttgTATTCAGTGTACACAAAACATATAATTGTCATTCTAATTTCATTCATGTTTTCAAGTTTGTACCAAGGAAAATAAGTAAAAcctgaaaaaagaatatataaattattgaataaatCAAACTTGTTGAAGGCAAAGATCATGtatgtttcttatattttatatatagccaAAGccatttgtttttgaaaatatagattcaaaaaataaaacctacaGTTTTATCACTATCTTATTGTTTTCTGCCTCCTCTACTTAGAGAAGCTTACAGCTGACATATAttaatttaaagtttgcaaagtactttatgtaCATTACTTTATTTGGgccttacaataaccctgtgaggtataTACCACAtagaattattatctccattttatggatgaagaaatgggCTCAGAGATATTAAGTGCTTTATCCATGGTCACATTACTAGTAAGGGCCAAGACAGAATGTCATCCCAGGTCTTCTCTACCTTGTCTGGAAATGCTGGTATTCAGTAATTATGATTGATTCTATATTTGCTTTAGAAATCTTaaatgaagggcagctaggtcgcccagtggatagagcactggccctggagtcaggagggcctgccTCAGACAagcaaatctgacttcagatacttagtaattacctagctgtgtgaccttaggtgtgtcacttaaccccattgccttgcaaaaaaaagaaagaaagaaatcttaacAAAGAACAAAGCAATATATAGTAAATTTAGTATGAGGTTTTTCTGCATATCAGTACCTACAtgtatcttacttttttttttttacccagatTTGACCCATATGGAAAGAATAAATTCTCTACTTGCAGAATTTGTAAGAGTTCTGTGCATCAGCCAGGTTCTCATTACTGCCAAGGCTGTGCTTACAAAAAGGGTAAGTGTGTTTTTTTCTtgtcttgcatatatatatgaatctttATGCCTACAATCAGGACTAATTGGGTAAACATATAAAGGGACATATCCATTAATAAACATTGATACCTCATTTTTCCCATATAAAAATCAAGtaaatctaatttaaaatttgGCTGTAGTGaaacttttatgttttcttattctcttcctgaaaaataaaacttcataatCTTCAGAATTTCCCTAAAAAGCCAAACAGCTGTTGTTGTGACAGAGACTGATGACACAATGCatgacttattttcttttatttcaggcATCTGTTCCATGTGTGGGAAAAAGGTTTTGGATACTAAGAACTACAAGCAAACATCTGTTTAGTTGCACTGATTGACTTTCTGGCTTCcagttttatatttctatatgatttttattttctgctaTATGTTTTCCAAGGAACAACTTGTATATACtagttttaaaacaatatttcaagGCAAATGACTAATATTAAACCAATGTTcagaattttcctcttttctttcatgAAACCCTACATAGTATAAAATATAACTACTATCTACAATTGAtaacatttttgtaaatactttACAAGGATTAATAGGGCAGatttaatgaaaacttttttcCAATCCTTTATGCACTTTGGATGTAATATAACTAGTTCAatcatcccccccccttttttttcctgtagatATTTTTGCAAAAGGGATGGAAATGTTAGAAGTTTGCTAATATTGCCCTGACAACAATGAACCAAGGTAATCAAGATTATCATTTGTCTCCTGTGATAGGATTCATGGCTGTTAGCACCAGCATCCATTTAGTTAATTAGAAAGAATAGATGAGCCATGAAATTTAATAGGACTTTATCAGATACCATGTTAGCTAAGGTGGCCATTCTGCTTATTTACCTACTGATTAGACCTTACTGGAGAGGGTTTGAAAGTTTTAATGTTAAGATTTTCTTTCGTTCCTGTAGAAAAGAGATAGAGTCTTATTAGGAAGTAGCAAAAACAGAATCAATGCTTCCTCTCTTTATTTGCCTGAAACAAACCCCAGGAATAGCTCAGAAACAGTAGTATTTCTGTGAATTCTGCCAGTATTAGGAAAGCCAGGAGAATGTCATCTGACCATGTTGAGTAGGGAGAAATCACTATTGTTTGTGAAAGCCGCTGAAGCAGAGATCAAATTCTTTTCTCCCCCCATAGCAATAATATGAATCTTGTGTAGATGACATGAATGGATAAAAATTTCCAGAATTTTGTATGTAAAGTCCCCCTAAAATATAATATTGGATGTCAAGGGAAAATGTTCTTGGTGTACCTTCATAAGTTTGGGATCTCTGCTGTTGAAAGCAGACACTTATTAGAAAGTAATTATGCAGCAAGGTAAAAATCTTCTTCCCTTTTACAAGTTGGTGGTGTATGAGAAATATGTGAAGCAAATGAAGTCCTTACAGGTGGTAGAATGTAGGGTATAAGtcctctatatttttatttaagttttgaaATGATTATGAAAACTAATTAAAGTTGTATTTGTCATCTAATTGTCCTCTAGTTTCTTTtatgaagctttttttttcaagatttctatTTATAATCCTTCCCATCCATGACTTTGTTGTGTACTATGTAAGTCAGAACTCCATTTCCCACAGGTCATCACTGCAGGTTGGTTCTCAGAAGACCAGCGTAAAAACCAGGATTACAGCAAATGATGACTTAGGTTATTTCCAAGGGAAGGAATCAAAATTAGAATCCTTTCTtatcatattttacaaattttaaagtgctattcttactattattatattttatattatatttatatcactTGACTAATCCAATTTAataaaaagcatattttaaaattgtaccTTCTATGTGAAGTTGCCACATTAGGTGCTGGagctacaaaaacaaaacaagtagaCCCTCCCTAAAGGAGCTGGTGTTCTCCTGGGATGGCGTCACTATTTATATGAGTAAGTAAATTAAAAAGTCATCCTAGCTAGCATTTCCTTAGCATTTGAAGGTTCTCCAGAACATTTTAAATgtgttctcatttgatctttataacttACAGACTTAGCTTTCCAAGTTAAGTGCTAatgtgatccccattttacaaaagaggaaattgaggttaaatgacttgcccagggtcagtcacacagccaggaaagtttaaactcaggttctttcCTGAATAcaagtcttttcctttttctacttcACCATCTAGTGAGCCCTAACAAAGAAGAGGCTCAGCAAAGGCTTCCAGTAGGAGGTAGAAATAAAGGAGTCCCCAAAgaggagatgaagaggaagagcaCATGGGGGGAGATGTAATCAAATGTCAGGTTTGGATTTAGTTTGAATGGAACACTGAATATATGAAGGAGTCTAATTTAAGTATGATTGGGAAAGTAATGATACCATTAACTCTTGTTACATTTGTATCCAAGACAGGAAACCGTTCCATTAAGCCCTCtctttttatatatgaagaaacaggCCTAGAAAGACAAAGTGATTTAGTCACATCACACAATTAGCACTTGGCAGGAGCTAATATTCTACAGCTACATCCAGTACTCTTCTTACCACAAGCCAAAGATGATTGATCTCCAGACTCTGAGTCTACATACATAATACAGCCTTTCTCTGCCCTCTAAGACTGAGGCCTGGCCTCCCCTGCAGGTGTTGGCAGAAGGATGAGAGACCCATTCAGGTTGAAGAAGATACAGCACCTGACCCAGAGTAGATACTTAAAAAGTGTTCATTGATCAATTGAAGCATCCTTTTCCTCAAGGCAACATTCCTACACCAAAGACTCATGATGATGAAATTCATTAGGGATGAACGTAAAGTTACTTGCAATACAGAACAGAGGTGGCATAATCAGACTATAATTTGTCTGAAAAAGGGGGTTTTAATTAACTGTAAGCTCAATGAGTCAAAAGATTTTAGATTGCATTAAAAGGAGCAACACAAGGAGGTTAAGGTGGTGGCCTCCATGGCTGTGTTCCAAGGAGTCCCATGGCTGGGGACAGTGATTCAGCAGGTGACCCCACTGGGAGACCCGGGAAGCCTCGGGCATCAGCCAAGGACATCTTCCCAGCACAGTACTCCTGCCACCA
This region includes:
- the CRIPT gene encoding cysteine-rich PDZ-binding protein — its product is MVCEKCEKKLGTVITPDTWKDGARNTTESGGRKLNENKALTSKKARFDPYGKNKFSTCRICKSSVHQPGSHYCQGCAYKKGICSMCGKKVLDTKNYKQTSV